The Prinia subflava isolate CZ2003 ecotype Zambia chromosome 15, Cam_Psub_1.2, whole genome shotgun sequence genome contains a region encoding:
- the HAPLN3 gene encoding hyaluronan and proteoglycan link protein 3 isoform X1, with amino-acid sequence MLLLPLLLKATLLRLASGSYHPFYNGFYYNHIMNDNDDGQDKVDYFSGSRLVVETSRDPVYSYNGANVTLPCHFRYEPDLGPKRKIRIKWSKLRDDYTKEQDVMVAIGKTYMAFGDFKGRAHLRQGSRHEASLVISDVRLKDDGKYRCEVIDGLEDESDVVDLRLQGIVFPYQPPRGQYRLNFHEAEQVCQDQGAILANFNQLFQAWSEGLDWCNAGWLADGTVQYPIRLPRKPCGGVHLAPGIRSYGPRHRHLHRFDAFCFSSALKGEVFYLDRQAGMTLEEAKQSCQDAGAEIARVGQLYSAWKFLALDRCSAGWLADGSVRYPIVTPRANCGPAEPGVRSFGFPSKGRLVLPPSSRGKAVRE; translated from the exons atgctgctgctcccactgctcctgaaGGCCACCCTGCTGCGCCTGGCCAGTGGCTCCTACCATCCCTTCTACAATGGATTCTACTACAACCACATCATGAATGACAATGACGACGGGCAGGACAAAG TGGATTACTTCAGTGGATCCAGACTAGTGGTGGAAACCTCCAGAGACCCTGTCTACAGCTACAATGGTGCCAATGTCACCTTGCCCTGCCACTTCCGCTACGAGCCTGACCTGGGGCCTAAGCGCAAAATCCGCATCAAGTGGTCCAAGCTGCGGGACGACTACACCAAAGAGCAGGATGTGATGGTGGCCATTGGCAAGACCTACATGGCCTTTGGGGACTTCAAGGGCCGTGCTCACCTCCGTCAGGGCAGCCGGCACGAGGCCTCGCTGGTCATCAGCGATGTGCGCCTGAAGGATGATGGCAAATACCGCTGCGAGGTCATCGATGGGCTGGAGGATGAGAGCGATGTTGTGGACCTCCGGCTGCAAG GCATCGTGTTCCCCTACCAGCCTCCCCGCGGGCAGTACAGGCTCAACTTCCACGAAGCCGAGCAAGTGTGCCAGGACCAAGGTGCCATCCTCGCCAACTTTAACCAGCTCTTCCAGGCGTGGAGTGAGGGGCTGGACTGGTGCAACGCGGGCTGGCTGGCCGATGGCACGGTGCAGTATCCCATCCGCCTGCCCCGCAAGCCCTGCGGGGGCGTGCACCTCGCCCCGGGCATCCGCAGCTACGGTCCGCGCCACCGGCACCTCCACCGCTTTGATGCCTTCTGCTTCTCCTCGGCGCTCAAAG GAGAGGTTTTCTACCTGGACCGCCAGGCTGGGATGACGCTGGAGGAGGCCAAGCAGAGCTGTCAGGATGCAGGGGCCGAGATCGCCCGGGTGGGGCAGCTCTACTCCGCCTGGAAGTTCCTGGCGCTGGACCGCTGCAGTGCGGGCTGGCTGGCAGATGGCAGTGTCCGCTACCCCATTGTCACGCCCCGGGCCAACTGTGGCCCCGCGGAGCCCGGTGTCCGCAGCTTCGGCTTCCCCAGCAAGGGCAG GCTGGTCCTGCCTCCAAGTTCACGAGGCAAGGCTGTGAGGGAGTGA
- the HAPLN3 gene encoding hyaluronan and proteoglycan link protein 3 isoform X2 encodes MLLLPLLLKATLLRLASGSYHPFYNGFYYNHIMNDNDDGQDKVDYFSGSRLVVETSRDPVYSYNGANVTLPCHFRYEPDLGPKRKIRIKWSKLRDDYTKEQDVMVAIGKTYMAFGDFKGRAHLRQGSRHEASLVISDVRLKDDGKYRCEVIDGLEDESDVVDLRLQGIVFPYQPPRGQYRLNFHEAEQVCQDQGAILANFNQLFQAWSEGLDWCNAGWLADGTVQYPIRLPRKPCGGVHLAPGIRSYGPRHRHLHRFDAFCFSSALKGEVFYLDRQAGMTLEEAKQSCQDAGAEIARVGQLYSAWKFLALDRCSAGWLADGSVRYPIVTPRANCGPAEPGVRSFGFPSKGRFGVFCYRER; translated from the exons atgctgctgctcccactgctcctgaaGGCCACCCTGCTGCGCCTGGCCAGTGGCTCCTACCATCCCTTCTACAATGGATTCTACTACAACCACATCATGAATGACAATGACGACGGGCAGGACAAAG TGGATTACTTCAGTGGATCCAGACTAGTGGTGGAAACCTCCAGAGACCCTGTCTACAGCTACAATGGTGCCAATGTCACCTTGCCCTGCCACTTCCGCTACGAGCCTGACCTGGGGCCTAAGCGCAAAATCCGCATCAAGTGGTCCAAGCTGCGGGACGACTACACCAAAGAGCAGGATGTGATGGTGGCCATTGGCAAGACCTACATGGCCTTTGGGGACTTCAAGGGCCGTGCTCACCTCCGTCAGGGCAGCCGGCACGAGGCCTCGCTGGTCATCAGCGATGTGCGCCTGAAGGATGATGGCAAATACCGCTGCGAGGTCATCGATGGGCTGGAGGATGAGAGCGATGTTGTGGACCTCCGGCTGCAAG GCATCGTGTTCCCCTACCAGCCTCCCCGCGGGCAGTACAGGCTCAACTTCCACGAAGCCGAGCAAGTGTGCCAGGACCAAGGTGCCATCCTCGCCAACTTTAACCAGCTCTTCCAGGCGTGGAGTGAGGGGCTGGACTGGTGCAACGCGGGCTGGCTGGCCGATGGCACGGTGCAGTATCCCATCCGCCTGCCCCGCAAGCCCTGCGGGGGCGTGCACCTCGCCCCGGGCATCCGCAGCTACGGTCCGCGCCACCGGCACCTCCACCGCTTTGATGCCTTCTGCTTCTCCTCGGCGCTCAAAG GAGAGGTTTTCTACCTGGACCGCCAGGCTGGGATGACGCTGGAGGAGGCCAAGCAGAGCTGTCAGGATGCAGGGGCCGAGATCGCCCGGGTGGGGCAGCTCTACTCCGCCTGGAAGTTCCTGGCGCTGGACCGCTGCAGTGCGGGCTGGCTGGCAGATGGCAGTGTCCGCTACCCCATTGTCACGCCCCGGGCCAACTGTGGCCCCGCGGAGCCCGGTGTCCGCAGCTTCGGCTTCCCCAGCAAGGGCAGGTTTGGAGTCTTCTGCTACAGAGAGAGataa